A single genomic interval of Rhizobium leguminosarum bv. trifolii WSM1325 harbors:
- a CDS encoding inner-membrane translocator (PFAM: inner-membrane translocator~KEGG: rec:RHECIAT_CH0001543 probable ABC transporter, permease protein) produces MAYLLQQLANAVPLAALYAALAFGYAVAFGVTKRADITYGAIFAFAGQILLLFTELAYVRFWLVLPAALAVGACASIVYSLAAGLWIGRSIMLPLVNKSPNTVIVAALGIMIVLMETARLAANTRSIWLPPFLNDTVVFWSDGLFKVTLTYIQLINTVLMCAIVAVGTLILRRTAWGRVWRAVTDDPLAAELCGTSADRVFLIAYTAAALVATICGILATFYYGSMDFGAGLMFGLKVLLIAAVGGYSDPLRSAGGAAGLAVVETMWGAYGPFVWRDLVVFSLLVLLLVMSRRERVVL; encoded by the coding sequence ATGGCCTATCTTCTGCAGCAGCTGGCGAATGCGGTTCCGCTCGCTGCTCTCTATGCCGCGCTTGCCTTCGGTTATGCCGTCGCCTTCGGCGTGACGAAGCGGGCCGACATCACCTATGGGGCGATCTTTGCCTTCGCGGGCCAGATCCTGCTGCTCTTCACCGAACTCGCCTATGTCAGGTTTTGGCTGGTGCTGCCAGCCGCCCTTGCCGTCGGCGCCTGCGCTTCCATCGTCTATTCGCTGGCGGCGGGGCTATGGATCGGCCGCTCGATCATGCTGCCGCTGGTCAACAAATCGCCGAATACGGTCATCGTCGCTGCCCTCGGCATCATGATCGTGCTGATGGAGACCGCCCGGCTTGCGGCCAATACCCGCTCTATCTGGCTGCCGCCGTTCCTGAACGACACGGTCGTCTTCTGGAGCGATGGCCTGTTCAAGGTGACACTCACTTATATCCAGTTGATCAACACGGTACTGATGTGCGCCATCGTCGCGGTGGGTACGCTGATCCTCAGGCGCACGGCGTGGGGCCGCGTCTGGCGCGCCGTCACCGATGATCCGCTGGCCGCCGAACTCTGCGGCACCAGCGCCGACCGCGTCTTCCTCATCGCCTATACGGCCGCGGCGCTTGTCGCCACCATCTGCGGCATCCTCGCCACCTTCTATTACGGCTCGATGGATTTCGGTGCCGGCCTGATGTTCGGGCTGAAGGTGCTGCTGATCGCAGCCGTCGGCGGCTATTCCGATCCGCTGCGCTCGGCAGGCGGCGCTGCCGGGCTTGCCGTCGTCGAAACCATGTGGGGCGCCTACGGCCCCTTCGTCTGGCGGGATCTGGTCGTCTTCTCGCTGCTCGTCCTGCTCTTGGTCATGAGCCGCAGAGAACGAGTAGTGCTCTAA
- a CDS encoding molybdopterin biosynthesis MoaE protein (PFAM: molybdopterin biosynthesis MoaE protein~KEGG: rec:RHECIAT_CH0001544 molybdopterin converting factor protein, subunit 2), whose amino-acid sequence MRLTATGAFVVIITPTIRVQHEDFDLQAEVDLLSKGKPGIGAVVTFSGLCRDEGGTLAALELEHYPGMAEAEIRRIGDLAIQRFGLLGLTAIHRYGKIATSENIVLVVAAAPHRQAAFDGANFVMDFLKTAAPFWKKEHVRDGATGDWVAAKDADDAARDKWK is encoded by the coding sequence ATGCGCCTCACAGCAACAGGGGCGTTTGTCGTGATCATCACCCCCACCATCCGCGTCCAGCATGAAGACTTCGACCTGCAGGCCGAGGTCGATCTGCTCTCCAAAGGCAAACCCGGCATCGGCGCCGTCGTTACCTTTTCCGGCCTCTGCCGCGATGAAGGCGGCACGCTTGCTGCCCTCGAGCTCGAGCATTATCCCGGCATGGCCGAAGCGGAGATCCGGCGCATCGGCGATCTCGCCATCCAGCGCTTCGGACTTCTCGGCCTCACCGCTATCCACCGTTACGGAAAGATCGCAACTAGCGAGAATATCGTGCTCGTCGTCGCAGCGGCGCCACACCGGCAGGCGGCGTTCGACGGCGCGAATTTCGTCATGGATTTCCTGAAGACCGCAGCGCCCTTCTGGAAGAAGGAGCATGTGCGGGATGGCGCCACCGGCGACTGGGTCGCGGCGAAAGACGCCGACGATGCGGCGCGCGACAAGTGGAAATAA
- a CDS encoding molybdopterin converting factor, subunit 1 (TIGRFAM: molybdopterin converting factor, subunit 1~PFAM: thiamineS protein~KEGG: rec:RHECIAT_CH0001545 molybdopterin converting factor protein, subunit 1), which produces MTRLVYFAWVRERIGKGEEEIDLPSSVVTVADLLNHLKTLGEEYETALQYPDVIRVALDMEHVEHDEPISGAKEIGIFPPMTGG; this is translated from the coding sequence ATGACGCGGCTTGTCTATTTCGCCTGGGTGCGCGAGCGCATCGGCAAGGGCGAGGAGGAGATCGACCTCCCCTCCTCCGTCGTCACCGTCGCCGATCTGTTGAATCATTTGAAGACGCTGGGCGAAGAATATGAGACCGCACTTCAATATCCCGACGTGATCCGCGTGGCGCTCGACATGGAGCATGTCGAACATGACGAGCCGATATCAGGGGCGAAAGAGATCGGTATATTTCCGCCGATGACGGGTGGGTGA
- a CDS encoding CDP-diacylglycerol/glycerol-3-phosphate 3-phosphatidyltransferase (KEGG: rec:RHECIAT_CH0001546 CDP-diacylglycerol-glycerol-3-phosphate 3-phosphatidyltransferase protein~TIGRFAM: CDP-diacylglycerol/glycerol-3-phosphate 3-phosphatidyltransferase~PFAM: CDP-alcohol phosphatidyltransferase), with translation MASRAYSIPNLLTYGRILAVPLIVLCFFIEGRLSISNTARWVALWIFVIASLTDFLDGYLARIWNQTSNIGRMLDPIADKLLVASILLLVAADQTIAGWSIWAAITILCREILVSGLREYLAALKVSVPVTRIAKWKTTLQLVAIAFLLAGPAGDEIFPYTTQTGIALLWIAALLTIYTGYDYFRAGVKHIVDDEE, from the coding sequence ATGGCATCGCGTGCGTATAGCATTCCCAATCTTCTGACCTACGGCCGCATCCTCGCCGTACCGCTGATCGTTCTCTGCTTCTTCATCGAGGGCAGGCTGTCGATCAGCAATACGGCGCGCTGGGTGGCGCTGTGGATCTTCGTCATCGCCTCGCTCACCGATTTCCTCGATGGCTATCTCGCGCGCATCTGGAACCAGACGTCGAATATCGGCCGCATGCTCGACCCGATCGCCGACAAGCTGCTGGTCGCCTCGATCCTTCTCCTGGTCGCGGCCGACCAGACAATCGCCGGCTGGTCGATCTGGGCGGCGATCACCATTCTCTGCCGCGAGATCCTGGTGTCGGGACTGCGCGAATATCTGGCGGCGCTGAAAGTCAGCGTACCGGTGACGCGGATTGCCAAGTGGAAGACGACGCTGCAGCTCGTCGCCATCGCCTTCCTGCTCGCCGGCCCGGCCGGAGACGAGATTTTCCCCTATACGACGCAGACCGGCATCGCGTTGCTGTGGATCGCCGCACTGCTGACCATCTATACCGGTTACGACTATTTCCGCGCCGGGGTGAAACATATCGTGGATGACGAGGAATGA